A region from the bacterium genome encodes:
- the dut gene encoding dUTP diphosphatase, protein MTLKVKRLTNRAKFPQYQTEGAAGLDLYSIEDKTLKAGRFLTVGTGIVVEIPKGYEGQVRPRSGLAFNYGIGILNSPGTIDSDYRGEIKIILFNLSSEDFKIKKGMRIAQLIISKTCRCKLVTENKLSETKRGVNGFGSTGM, encoded by the coding sequence GTGACCCTTAAAGTTAAAAGACTAACCAATAGGGCGAAGTTTCCGCAATATCAAACAGAAGGCGCTGCAGGGTTAGATTTGTATTCAATAGAAGATAAAACACTAAAAGCAGGAAGATTTCTAACTGTAGGTACTGGAATCGTGGTTGAAATACCTAAAGGGTACGAAGGACAAGTAAGGCCGAGAAGCGGACTTGCATTTAATTATGGAATTGGAATTTTGAACTCCCCGGGGACGATTGATTCAGATTATAGAGGTGAAATAAAAATAATTTTATTTAACCTGAGTTCCGAAGATTTTAAAATAAAAAAAGGAATGAGAATTGCGCAACTTATTATTTCTAAAACATGTCGTTGTAAATTGGTAACCGAAAATAAACTTTCAGAAACAAAACGAGGCGTAAATGGATTCGGTTCAACAGGGATGTAA
- a CDS encoding carboxypeptidase-like regulatory domain-containing protein, whose amino-acid sequence MMIYLLFLIYPFHTNWVNTDAQGLLFTAAPFVPPKHTVYLQLTPFLGYGHKPDRAYNPPTANDTGDLHYYVFGTEMLGVTPMSQVELFVGGQTFVKYLWTIPYPLYRVDTRKIAPYPQVWGGMKIVFPSPDKKLSFGAIMHGAYWIVGGESGVTDPPIIAHDFLPTQKTAYEMGGRGLFGAKFPVGNFYVSGGATFASVKKLVGDSSFTFVGITAGYELTIWPYFHPGIEYIKEDTFTAIVPQLKLPLGIVNLNFGLAFPMNNFDWVPDAYDSIQKYPGTMASLNVGYTFPIVPPPPKNIVITGKAIDSISLEPVQISLAFIGPECGKMKSKKDGSYIIKIGAAGAYRLGIEAPDYKWQERIFELMDFDTVNADFVLRRKEVNWSIEGKVLSKKTKKGIPATVKLAGKKGNEVLTDPETGAFRIWVHSGTYNLIVSAEGYQTMTYRKVNIKNLKTLRNNILLLPEGMQASSKGGKGKKK is encoded by the coding sequence ATGATGATATATTTATTGTTTCTTATATATCCTTTTCATACAAATTGGGTAAATACAGACGCTCAAGGGTTATTATTTACAGCTGCACCATTTGTTCCACCAAAACATACGGTATATTTACAACTTACTCCATTTCTTGGTTATGGGCATAAACCTGATAGGGCGTATAACCCACCCACTGCAAATGATACAGGAGATTTACATTATTATGTTTTTGGAACAGAAATGTTAGGTGTTACACCTATGTCTCAAGTGGAATTATTTGTAGGAGGACAAACCTTTGTAAAATATTTATGGACGATACCGTATCCATTATACAGAGTTGATACAAGGAAGATAGCTCCTTATCCGCAAGTGTGGGGAGGTATGAAAATTGTCTTTCCTTCCCCGGATAAAAAGTTATCTTTTGGTGCAATAATGCATGGAGCGTATTGGATTGTTGGGGGAGAAAGTGGAGTTACAGATCCACCTATAATCGCGCATGATTTTCTACCTACTCAAAAGACAGCTTATGAGATGGGGGGACGGGGACTTTTTGGAGCGAAGTTTCCTGTTGGTAATTTTTATGTAAGTGGCGGGGCTACTTTTGCATCAGTAAAAAAACTAGTAGGAGATTCCTCGTTTACATTTGTAGGGATAACTGCGGGATATGAACTAACGATCTGGCCTTATTTTCATCCGGGCATAGAATATATCAAAGAGGATACATTTACTGCAATTGTCCCCCAATTGAAATTGCCGTTGGGTATAGTAAATCTTAATTTTGGCCTTGCATTTCCTATGAATAATTTTGACTGGGTCCCTGACGCATATGATTCAATTCAGAAATATCCGGGAACTATGGCCTCTTTGAATGTAGGGTATACTTTTCCTATTGTGCCACCACCACCTAAAAACATAGTGATTACAGGTAAGGCTATTGATTCTATATCTCTTGAACCGGTTCAAATAAGTCTTGCATTCATCGGCCCTGAATGTGGTAAAATGAAAAGCAAGAAAGATGGTTCATATATAATAAAGATTGGCGCAGCTGGAGCATACAGGCTTGGTATAGAGGCTCCCGATTATAAATGGCAGGAAAGAATATTTGAACTTATGGATTTTGATACCGTGAATGCTGATTTTGTCCTTAGAAGAAAAGAGGTTAACTGGTCAATAGAAGGCAAAGTCTTGAGTAAGAAAACTAAAAAAGGTATTCCGGCTACAGTTAAATTAGCTGGCAAGAAAGGGAACGAAGTTCTTACTGATCCCGAAACAGGGGCATTCAGAATATGGGTTCACAGTGGAACATATAATTTAATTGTTTCTGCAGAAGGTTATCAAACAATGACATATCGTAAAGTTAATATTAAAAATTTAAAAACTTTGCGTAATAATATACTTTTACTTCCTGAAGGGATGCAGGCATCCTCAAAAGGTGGTAAAGGAAAGAAAAAATAA
- the tsaD gene encoding tRNA (adenosine(37)-N6)-threonylcarbamoyltransferase complex transferase subunit TsaD produces the protein MITLGIDTSCDDTSASCVKDGKVLSNVVFSQIFHSKYGGVMPELAARDHLKNITFTVKEAIKPMGFNNLDNISATYGPGLIGSLLVGLSFAKSLSYVKNLPFYAVNHIEGHISSLFIENKISCPFICLVVSGGHTELVYVKKMGDYEIMGRTLDDAAGESFDKVARMLKLTYPGGQVIEKLAEKGNSIAIKFPCSKLKDYNFSFSGIKTAVLYYLKNNPNAEIKDVAASFQKAVIDSLINTTFECALKLKVNSVAISGGVSRNNKLRERFTEISKQHGMKFYCPEKGFCTDNAVMIALCAQHYFKKGIVSPFSIKANSRASLIKN, from the coding sequence ATGATAACGCTTGGCATAGATACGTCTTGCGACGATACAAGCGCATCGTGTGTAAAAGATGGAAAAGTTCTATCCAATGTTGTATTTTCACAGATTTTCCACTCAAAATATGGTGGAGTAATGCCTGAGCTTGCCGCAAGAGACCATCTTAAAAACATCACTTTTACGGTAAAAGAAGCAATTAAACCAATGGGTTTTAATAATCTTGATAATATATCTGCAACTTACGGACCGGGACTTATAGGATCATTACTTGTTGGGCTTTCCTTTGCAAAATCTTTAAGTTATGTAAAAAACTTACCTTTTTATGCTGTAAACCATATTGAAGGTCATATATCTTCTTTGTTTATAGAAAATAAAATATCTTGTCCTTTTATTTGCCTTGTTGTATCCGGGGGACACACAGAACTAGTGTATGTAAAAAAAATGGGAGACTATGAAATAATGGGGAGGACTTTAGATGACGCTGCGGGAGAATCGTTCGACAAAGTTGCCCGTATGCTTAAATTAACCTATCCTGGTGGACAAGTTATTGAGAAGCTTGCAGAAAAAGGTAATTCCATTGCAATAAAATTTCCTTGTTCAAAATTAAAAGATTATAATTTTAGTTTTAGTGGAATTAAAACAGCAGTACTTTACTATCTAAAAAACAATCCAAATGCAGAAATAAAAGATGTTGCAGCAAGTTTTCAGAAAGCAGTTATAGATTCTCTAATAAATACAACTTTTGAATGTGCTTTAAAATTAAAAGTTAACTCTGTTGCCATATCCGGTGGCGTATCCAGAAATAACAAATTAAGAGAAAGGTTTACAGAAATCAGCAAACAACACGGAATGAAATTTTATTGTCCCGAAAAAGGGTTTTGCACAGATAATGCAGTTATGATAGCTCTTTGTGCCCAACATTACTTTAAAAAGGGAATAGTTTCGCCATTTAGTATCAAAGCAAATTCGCGAGCTAGTTTAATAAAAAACTAA
- a CDS encoding T9SS type A sorting domain-containing protein yields the protein MNKRFFLLGMIFYFLIGLSVTFVKAETYQKPFSKINEIYSRYNSNMDKEKTRYAKNSKAQFATYLQYNSWVDPCVGAKGFALYYVNAEIPGSNKTDKSYTGVVKLKAIEGSPNNSVKFCFADPSFYFLPDTTMIVDSILLDKGEGAVWIRDYEAEDIIVYGISQDSLKTTHPSVFTFDTCGLIPSRILITGPSKINVNPEMSGRYRVRLVDASGKILTGSMVDTFVTVRAIEGIKNNSINMIDALSNQQSDSAVKCVLIGGQGNLFLTDIESENLSLIATHNYFGSDTITINVRSVDEVVYITPFSVSGTYGTQNVNKSFLALAMTKDGHPDPTNNSSKVELKILDIIGTTSASIAPTGQQTLVSGLSSFTLRDTEADSGIIIKTICSGTPQLSPNWMVGEKTAYMFKQPGKAILIQNIGPATVVVNDTSTIYIYAVDGIGTLDTTYTGWVKYETNDNNTSCKLLEYETGTSLTLAHIQKGAAKIWITNSEAEEINIEFSDAEAKYLNAYLGGNVPDQSIDISFENPGDSATKWLLETNGNQFLVHQLISGTIKAVDDSGKIDTTFNDTAIFTTSGFATPESTIIPIAKGIGTIEIKDDSAEVSTICVKGAGLTKWEEDISFITGAQAAYLVPLLTEDIIANDSMQITFLAMTAQFILDTTWNGAISINYTDPSSPSINWDRTPDSIPIIKGNGHIKIVNSEVENIEIKMNYKNGLPVIPVASSTKLLHFKARLVSSLPDTAFIGGTQDTIIFKIVDINGNATTHNAWLRTWHLEQYPDTSVTIDDSVHIINGTGYLKIEDSKPESIWIYASSSDSLIVQTNELMGMITFKAVGIETQPTIPIKFDLSNGCPNPFTNNTLIHYAIPITSKVSLKIYDITGRTVCTLLNEQIKPGYYTINWNGMDNTHKKIANGIYFYKFETDNFKSTKKITLLK from the coding sequence ATGAATAAAAGATTTTTTCTCTTGGGAATGATATTTTATTTTTTAATTGGGCTATCTGTAACATTTGTAAAAGCTGAGACGTATCAAAAACCATTTAGCAAAATTAATGAAATTTACTCTCGTTATAATTCAAATATGGATAAAGAGAAAACGAGATACGCTAAAAACTCTAAAGCCCAATTTGCTACATATTTACAGTATAATTCATGGGTAGACCCATGCGTTGGAGCAAAGGGTTTTGCACTTTACTATGTAAATGCAGAAATCCCGGGCTCAAATAAGACTGATAAAAGTTATACAGGAGTCGTCAAATTAAAGGCAATTGAAGGCAGTCCCAATAATTCGGTTAAATTTTGCTTTGCCGACCCAAGTTTCTACTTCCTGCCCGATACCACAATGATAGTTGATTCAATTCTTTTGGACAAAGGCGAAGGGGCAGTATGGATTAGAGATTATGAGGCAGAAGATATAATTGTTTATGGGATATCTCAAGATTCACTAAAAACAACACACCCTTCGGTTTTTACATTTGATACCTGCGGTTTAATACCCTCAAGAATATTAATAACCGGTCCGAGTAAAATAAACGTAAACCCTGAAATGAGTGGTAGATATAGAGTTCGCCTTGTAGATGCATCGGGTAAAATTCTTACGGGTTCAATGGTTGACACATTTGTAACTGTAAGGGCAATTGAAGGGATAAAAAATAATTCAATAAATATGATAGATGCCTTAAGCAATCAACAAAGTGATAGTGCTGTAAAGTGTGTTCTTATTGGTGGCCAAGGTAACCTGTTTTTGACAGACATAGAATCCGAAAATCTCTCTCTTATTGCAACTCATAATTACTTTGGTTCTGACACCATTACAATAAATGTAAGGTCTGTTGATGAAGTAGTATATATTACACCTTTTTCTGTATCTGGAACATATGGAACACAAAATGTAAATAAGAGTTTTTTAGCACTCGCTATGACAAAAGATGGGCACCCTGACCCCACTAATAATTCCTCAAAGGTAGAACTTAAAATTTTAGATATAATTGGAACAACTTCGGCATCAATTGCACCTACGGGACAACAAACTCTTGTTTCAGGACTTTCAAGTTTTACTTTACGTGATACCGAAGCAGATTCAGGCATAATTATTAAAACAATATGTTCGGGGACTCCACAATTATCTCCCAACTGGATGGTTGGAGAAAAAACGGCTTATATGTTTAAACAACCGGGCAAAGCCATACTCATTCAAAACATTGGTCCTGCCACCGTAGTTGTTAATGATACTTCAACTATATATATATATGCCGTTGATGGAATAGGAACTCTGGATACTACTTATACCGGTTGGGTTAAGTACGAAACTAACGATAATAATACATCCTGTAAGCTTTTAGAATATGAGACAGGCACATCATTAACACTTGCTCATATTCAAAAAGGGGCAGCAAAAATATGGATAACAAATTCGGAAGCAGAAGAAATAAATATTGAATTTTCAGACGCTGAAGCCAAATATTTAAATGCGTATCTTGGTGGAAACGTACCGGACCAGAGCATAGATATTTCTTTTGAAAATCCTGGGGATAGCGCTACTAAATGGCTATTAGAAACAAACGGCAATCAATTTCTTGTTCATCAATTAATTTCGGGGACAATTAAAGCAGTAGATGATTCGGGGAAAATAGATACTACGTTTAATGATACCGCCATATTTACAACATCAGGATTTGCAACGCCTGAAAGCACTATAATTCCAATAGCAAAAGGGATAGGTACAATAGAAATTAAAGACGATTCGGCAGAGGTTTCAACAATCTGCGTGAAAGGAGCTGGATTAACAAAATGGGAAGAGGATATATCTTTTATAACAGGAGCTCAAGCAGCATACCTTGTCCCTTTATTAACTGAAGATATCATTGCAAATGATTCAATGCAGATAACTTTTCTTGCAATGACAGCTCAGTTTATATTAGATACTACATGGAATGGGGCAATATCTATAAATTATACAGACCCTTCCAGCCCAAGTATAAATTGGGACAGAACTCCGGATTCCATTCCAATAATTAAAGGAAATGGGCATATTAAAATTGTAAATTCTGAAGTTGAGAATATAGAAATAAAAATGAATTATAAAAATGGTTTGCCTGTTATTCCTGTTGCCAGCAGTACAAAATTACTACATTTTAAAGCAAGACTTGTTAGTTCTTTACCGGATACGGCATTTATTGGAGGAACGCAAGATACAATTATATTTAAAATCGTAGACATAAATGGCAATGCAACAACTCATAATGCATGGTTGCGGACATGGCATTTAGAGCAATATCCCGACACTTCTGTTACTATAGACGACAGCGTGCACATTATCAATGGGACAGGATATCTAAAGATTGAAGATAGTAAACCCGAAAGCATATGGATTTATGCATCTTCCTCAGATTCTTTAATTGTGCAAACGAATGAACTTATGGGAATGATAACATTTAAGGCAGTAGGGATTGAAACACAACCAACAATCCCAATAAAATTTGATTTATCTAATGGTTGTCCCAACCCCTTTACAAATAACACGCTTATTCATTATGCAATACCTATAACCAGTAAAGTGTCTTTAAAAATATACGATATCACCGGAAGAACAGTCTGCACTCTTTTGAATGAACAAATAAAACCCGGATATTATACAATAAATTGGAACGGGATGGATAATACCCATAAAAAAATAGCAAACGGAATCTATTTTTATAAATTCGAGACTGATAATTTTAAATCAACAAAAAAGATAACTTTACTGAAGTAG
- a CDS encoding polysaccharide deacetylase family protein, producing the protein MAPILLYHKVCNFDPSGTWVTPSQFEQQMKYLYENGYSTITPYETSEKKEKTVIITFDDAYEDFYYNAFPCMLKYGFKATLFAISKYVGQDNSWDVNFGVKKKLMNWEQLREVMKYGFIIGSHTVTHPELTRIPIEKVKEELLNSKIDLEDKLNSKIDFISYPFGSYNQNIVKVAQETGYKMSFTSSPFIKENMVIGRMGIYIIDTIIDFKFKLNKGNNIPYLFEAIKSHTINIFSHGTWIWKNFESFLKPH; encoded by the coding sequence ATGGCTCCAATCTTGCTTTATCATAAAGTATGTAATTTTGACCCCAGCGGCACATGGGTAACACCTTCACAATTTGAACAACAGATGAAATACTTATACGAGAATGGGTATTCCACAATAACTCCTTATGAAACTTCCGAAAAGAAAGAAAAAACAGTCATTATAACTTTTGATGATGCTTATGAAGATTTCTACTATAACGCATTTCCTTGCATGCTAAAATACGGTTTTAAAGCAACGCTTTTTGCAATTTCTAAATATGTTGGGCAAGATAATTCATGGGATGTAAATTTTGGGGTAAAGAAAAAACTTATGAATTGGGAACAATTAAGAGAAGTTATGAAATATGGGTTTATAATTGGTTCTCACACCGTTACTCATCCGGAATTAACACGAATACCCATAGAAAAGGTAAAAGAAGAACTATTGAATTCAAAAATAGATTTGGAAGACAAATTAAATTCTAAAATAGATTTTATATCCTACCCCTTTGGAAGTTATAATCAAAACATTGTCAAAGTTGCTCAAGAAACAGGGTACAAAATGTCTTTTACTTCAAGTCCATTTATTAAAGAAAACATGGTCATTGGGAGGATGGGTATATACATAATTGATACAATAATAGATTTCAAATTTAAACTTAATAAAGGGAATAATATACCCTATTTGTTTGAAGCAATAAAATCGCACACTATTAATATATTTTCTCACGGGACATGGATATGGAAAAATTTTGAATCCTTTTTAAAACCACACTAA
- a CDS encoding Hsp20/alpha crystallin family protein, with protein MDKKNWYPLSEQLDKIGDIVDNTMHKVFREELPTRWDKLFGGEGYLACDLIDKEDHLLLRAEVPGLKKENLEISASEDSVTIKGERKQASEEKGENYYRVERKFGTFLRTIGLPVEIKPDMIDATLKDGILEIKMPKKEIKKSKKVQIIVK; from the coding sequence ATGGATAAAAAAAATTGGTATCCACTAAGTGAACAACTGGATAAAATAGGCGATATCGTAGACAACACAATGCATAAAGTATTTCGTGAAGAATTGCCTACACGGTGGGATAAATTATTTGGAGGAGAGGGATATTTGGCATGTGACCTTATAGACAAAGAAGATCATTTGTTGTTAAGAGCAGAGGTTCCCGGATTAAAGAAAGAAAACCTTGAAATATCTGCAAGTGAAGATAGCGTTACCATTAAAGGAGAAAGGAAACAAGCTTCCGAAGAAAAAGGGGAGAATTACTATAGGGTAGAGAGGAAATTTGGCACATTTTTAAGAACAATTGGTTTACCCGTGGAAATAAAACCAGATATGATAGATGCCACATTAAAAGATGGAATTCTTGAAATAAAAATGCCCAAAAAAGAGATTAAAAAGTCAAAAAAAGTGCAAATCATAGTTAAATAA
- a CDS encoding class I SAM-dependent methyltransferase has product MQLKAQNNSILCDSQKFEKLAKTKTYEYIKCIKCGLIFTNPLPIMEEDEMNKFYEKSFYSTCKDMNKFNKHNFNLLYPVYEKQFNIFNRYLKGNNILDFGCGVGYFLFARGKKGFNCLGIEISKEAAKYTQNQLGVKVLTSEKEAEALPSDYFDGVRIAHVLEHLSNPVATLNKINRILKRNGILEIRIPNPYCLLTHLTNLYHRITGNYKTNKYSCTVCVSISYLCVSV; this is encoded by the coding sequence ATGCAATTAAAAGCCCAAAACAACAGTATCCTATGTGATTCACAGAAATTTGAAAAACTTGCTAAAACAAAAACTTATGAATATATAAAGTGTATAAAATGCGGGTTAATATTTACCAACCCTTTACCCATAATGGAAGAAGACGAAATGAATAAATTTTACGAAAAATCATTTTATTCTACTTGTAAAGACATGAACAAATTCAATAAACATAATTTCAATCTTTTGTATCCCGTATATGAAAAACAATTTAATATATTCAATAGATATCTAAAAGGAAACAACATATTAGATTTCGGTTGTGGAGTAGGGTATTTCTTGTTTGCGAGGGGAAAAAAAGGATTTAACTGTCTTGGAATTGAAATATCCAAAGAAGCAGCAAAATACACACAAAATCAATTAGGAGTAAAAGTATTAACGAGTGAAAAAGAAGCAGAGGCTTTGCCGTCCGATTATTTTGATGGGGTAAGGATTGCCCATGTTTTGGAACATCTTTCAAACCCTGTAGCAACTTTAAATAAAATAAACCGTATATTAAAAAGAAATGGAATTTTAGAGATTCGCATTCCAAATCCATATTGTTTATTAACCCATTTGACTAATTTATATCACAGAATTACAGGTAATTACAAGACAAATAAATACTCTTGCACTGTCTGCGTATCCATCTCATATTTATGCGTTTCCGTATAA
- a CDS encoding class I SAM-dependent methyltransferase has translation MEILCPICNNLINKELTATIPICNSQKSLHSNNYNIIECTKCGLLRLNPLPTKEDISKLYSKDYYYGNEKNRRFQEIIEFFIYLTHLRLSKEISGLRKNKGKVLDVGCGKGWFLAGCRALDWETYGTEITSSTSDFATKELHLDVLSKDISECNFPDSYFDIITCLHSFEHLSQPVETLKEIRRVLKKDGLLLLTLPNIDSFQFKISKYRWFHLGIPYHYYNYSTKNISTLLKKAGFIPYRISHFSLGYNAFGFLQSLFNLLINEPNFLYYLFKGNYKMEKLTIEYLYSFVLTFLYFPLFTVISLIGSFLESAGHHGGTIKIITIKS, from the coding sequence ATGGAAATTTTATGTCCTATATGTAATAATTTGATAAATAAGGAATTGACAGCTACTATTCCTATTTGTAATTCCCAAAAATCACTTCACTCCAATAATTACAACATTATTGAATGTACTAAATGTGGATTATTACGACTCAATCCATTACCAACTAAAGAAGATATAAGTAAATTATATTCTAAAGACTATTATTATGGCAATGAAAAGAATAGGCGATTTCAGGAAATAATAGAGTTTTTCATATATTTAACTCATTTAAGATTATCTAAAGAAATTTCAGGACTTAGAAAAAATAAAGGAAAAGTATTAGATGTCGGATGCGGGAAGGGTTGGTTTCTAGCGGGATGTAGAGCTTTAGACTGGGAAACATATGGGACAGAGATAACTAGTAGCACTTCGGATTTTGCTACAAAAGAACTACATCTGGATGTGCTTTCTAAAGACATATCCGAATGCAATTTCCCAGATTCATATTTTGACATAATAACTTGTTTGCATTCATTTGAACATCTGTCTCAACCGGTAGAAACTCTAAAAGAGATAAGACGTGTACTAAAAAAGGATGGTTTGTTGCTTCTCACTTTACCCAATATAGATAGCTTTCAATTCAAAATCAGCAAGTATCGCTGGTTTCATCTTGGCATTCCTTACCATTATTATAATTATTCAACAAAAAATATTTCAACTCTCCTGAAAAAAGCAGGGTTTATACCATACCGAATAAGCCACTTTTCTTTAGGATATAATGCTTTTGGTTTTTTACAAAGTCTTTTTAATTTATTAATTAATGAACCAAATTTCCTTTACTATTTATTTAAAGGTAATTATAAAATGGAAAAATTAACGATAGAATATTTATACAGTTTTGTTTTAACATTTCTATATTTTCCTTTGTTCACAGTTATATCATTAATAGGATCCTTTCTGGAATCAGCAGGGCATCATGGTGGAACTATAAAAATAATTACAATAAAGTCCTAA
- a CDS encoding glycosyltransferase family 39 protein — protein MLISKIKNYLILGLIAFGIFYFFKPPFIGDWDEFVYVYDNIIYHKFTTLCSGRIGYFWICMPIWDFFHFLKVPVSEAWRVISGISLLGGAGLILVFYKFCKDLINEKIAFLSSLFLIFSPAVIIYSGACMSDIPATFFLYAGLMFYYISIKKEKWYLYLLSGVIAGFAVQMREQTLFFIPLFLYLSFVDGKNNKRLKGILLFFTTYIIFALIGHLIFPELYLTYISERLPTFYGNSSIKFLIKKITSMGYQLNIYYTIIPLLLAVLEFLITIFKEKNHRKVWLIVFWLIIPILPLIPIQLYPVRYYIFVFPALAYLSASAIARLSFNWKIILVITLIINISGFGFIQKKSSNLTDLAYRNPPNGITHFVHLLKTRNKELRYEKEYGKALYEDFAENSVFLTGSYIFLTSLYYQQTGLRSDWIIIFPWMSNNEIITKTKYYLQLNRPVFIDTELVKLALNESNYDFLNKFEDNFSLKKLIFKNRKEINTIFQVFLKK, from the coding sequence ATGCTTATTTCAAAAATAAAAAATTACCTTATACTGGGGTTAATCGCTTTTGGAATATTTTACTTTTTTAAACCACCTTTTATTGGCGACTGGGATGAATTTGTATATGTGTATGATAACATTATATATCATAAATTTACTACACTTTGCAGTGGAAGAATAGGCTATTTCTGGATTTGTATGCCAATCTGGGATTTTTTCCATTTTTTAAAGGTGCCTGTAAGCGAAGCATGGCGTGTAATAAGTGGAATTTCATTGTTAGGGGGTGCCGGACTTATACTTGTTTTCTATAAATTCTGTAAGGACTTAATCAATGAAAAAATAGCTTTTCTTTCCTCTTTGTTTCTCATTTTTTCTCCGGCCGTTATAATCTATTCCGGAGCTTGTATGTCTGACATTCCTGCCACTTTTTTCTTATATGCAGGGTTAATGTTTTATTATATCTCTATTAAAAAAGAAAAATGGTATTTATACTTACTTTCCGGGGTTATTGCCGGGTTTGCAGTCCAAATGAGAGAGCAGACTTTGTTTTTTATTCCTTTGTTTCTCTATCTTTCTTTTGTTGATGGGAAAAATAACAAAAGGTTAAAAGGAATACTCTTATTTTTTACAACATATATCATATTCGCCTTAATTGGACATTTAATATTTCCAGAATTATATCTAACTTATATTAGTGAGAGATTACCCACATTTTATGGTAATAGTTCAATAAAATTTCTAATAAAAAAAATAACGAGCATGGGATATCAATTAAATATTTACTATACGATAATACCTCTTTTATTAGCCGTATTAGAATTTTTAATTACTATTTTTAAGGAAAAAAATCATAGAAAAGTATGGCTGATTGTCTTTTGGTTAATTATTCCTATTTTACCGTTAATACCAATACAGCTTTATCCTGTACGATACTATATATTTGTTTTCCCAGCACTTGCTTATTTGTCTGCATCTGCAATTGCAAGACTGTCTTTTAACTGGAAGATTATTTTAGTAATTACTCTAATTATAAACATATCAGGATTTGGATTTATACAGAAAAAATCTTCCAATCTTACCGATCTTGCATATCGCAATCCTCCTAATGGAATTACTCATTTTGTCCATTTGCTAAAAACCCGTAATAAAGAGCTTCGTTACGAGAAGGAATATGGAAAAGCTTTATACGAGGATTTTGCTGAAAATTCTGTTTTTCTAACAGGAAGCTATATTTTTCTGACATCTTTATATTACCAACAAACCGGGCTACGATCGGATTGGATTATAATTTTTCCGTGGATGAGTAATAATGAAATCATTACAAAGACAAAATACTATTTACAACTAAATCGCCCGGTTTTTATAGACACAGAGCTTGTAAAATTAGCCTTAAATGAGAGTAATTATGACTTTTTGAACAAATTCGAAGATAACTTTTCTCTTAAAAAACTTATCTTCAAAAACAGAAAAGAAATAAACACCATTTTTCAGGTATTTCTTAAAAAATAA